A DNA window from Streptomyces sp. 71268 contains the following coding sequences:
- a CDS encoding amino acid ABC transporter ATP-binding protein, with protein MVKAEGVHKSFGAIEVLKGIDLEVAPREVFCLIGPSGSGKSTFLRCINHLEKINAGRLYVDGDLVGYRQQGNKLYELRDREVAAQRRDIGMVFQRFNLFPHMTAVENVMEAPVQVKRESKAVARERALKLLDRVGLADKAGNYPAQLSGGQQQRVAIARALAMEPKLMLFDEPTSALDPELVGDVLDVMRDLAESGMTMIVVTHEMGFAREVGDALVFMDDGVVVETGHPREVLTNPQHERTKSFLSKVL; from the coding sequence ATGGTCAAGGCCGAGGGCGTGCACAAGTCCTTCGGCGCGATCGAGGTACTCAAGGGCATCGACCTGGAGGTCGCCCCGCGCGAGGTGTTCTGCCTCATCGGCCCCTCGGGATCGGGCAAGTCCACGTTCCTGCGCTGCATCAACCACCTGGAGAAGATCAACGCCGGGCGGCTGTACGTCGACGGCGACCTGGTCGGCTACCGGCAGCAGGGCAACAAGCTCTACGAGCTGCGCGACCGCGAGGTCGCCGCGCAGCGCCGCGACATCGGCATGGTCTTCCAGCGCTTCAACCTCTTCCCGCACATGACCGCGGTGGAGAACGTGATGGAGGCGCCGGTCCAGGTCAAGCGGGAGTCCAAGGCGGTCGCCCGGGAGCGCGCACTGAAGCTGCTCGACCGGGTGGGCCTGGCCGACAAGGCCGGCAACTACCCGGCCCAGCTCTCCGGAGGACAGCAGCAGCGGGTGGCCATCGCGCGGGCGCTGGCCATGGAGCCCAAGCTGATGCTCTTCGACGAGCCGACCTCCGCGCTCGACCCGGAGCTGGTGGGCGACGTGCTCGACGTGATGCGCGACCTCGCCGAGTCCGGCATGACGATGATCGTCGTCACCCACGAGATGGGCTTCGCCCGCGAGGTCGGCGACGCGCTGGTCTTCATGGACGACGGCGTGGTGGTCGAGACCGGCCACCCGCGTGAGGTGCTGACCAACCCGCAGCACGAGCGCACGAAGTCGTTCCTGTCCAAGGTGCTGTGA
- a CDS encoding class I SAM-dependent methyltransferase, translating into MTETITAAGADWRAWQASWDRQQEWYMPDREERFRAMLDMVEAAVGPAPRVLDLACGTGSISDRVLARFPEATSTGVDLDPALLTIARGYFADERRVEFVTADLRDPEWRSRLPHASYDAVLTATALHWLNSDALSTLYGQVAELVREGGVFMNADHMPVPSTPRINAAERRFRKARQERERAEGVQDWAEWWRAVAADEVLGGPAAERFKIFNNPTEVSNDHDGNDESVEWHVAALRAAGFDEARPVWCSATDAVVLGLK; encoded by the coding sequence ATGACGGAGACGATCACGGCCGCGGGCGCTGACTGGCGAGCCTGGCAGGCCAGTTGGGACCGGCAGCAGGAGTGGTACATGCCGGACCGCGAGGAGCGGTTCCGGGCCATGCTCGACATGGTCGAGGCGGCGGTCGGCCCGGCGCCGCGCGTGCTCGACCTCGCCTGTGGCACCGGCAGCATCAGCGACCGCGTGCTGGCCCGCTTCCCCGAGGCCACCAGCACCGGCGTCGACCTCGACCCGGCGCTGCTGACCATCGCGCGCGGGTACTTCGCGGACGAGCGCCGCGTCGAGTTCGTCACCGCCGACCTGCGGGACCCCGAGTGGCGGAGCAGGCTGCCGCACGCCTCGTACGACGCGGTGCTCACCGCGACCGCGCTGCACTGGCTGAACAGCGACGCGCTGAGCACGCTGTACGGGCAGGTCGCGGAGCTGGTACGGGAGGGCGGGGTGTTCATGAACGCCGACCATATGCCCGTCCCGTCCACGCCCCGGATCAACGCCGCGGAGCGGCGGTTCCGCAAGGCCCGGCAGGAGCGCGAGCGGGCCGAGGGCGTGCAGGACTGGGCCGAGTGGTGGCGGGCGGTCGCCGCCGACGAGGTGCTGGGCGGACCTGCGGCCGAGCGGTTCAAGATCTTCAACAACCCCACCGAGGTCAGCAACGACCACGACGGCAACGACGAGTCGGTGGAGTGGCACGTGGCGGCGCTGCGCGCGGCCGGGTTCGACGAGGCCCGCCCGGTGTGGTGCTCGGCCACCGACGCCGTGGTGCTCGGACTCAAGTAG
- the sodX gene encoding nickel-type superoxide dismutase maturation protease, protein MPERTRERDRERGQGEDGERHGLLRIGLAEVYNPSMVPTLRPGDQLVVRYGAGVQVGDVVVLRHPFAQDLLIVKRVVGRRPGGWWVEGDNPYVHNDSREFGAVPGELVVARALARLRPPPGAGQRSVAGLLSWAASAVRPVGSGRGPFGRLAGRSGRSERSLSRRLRAR, encoded by the coding sequence ATGCCGGAGCGGACGCGGGAGCGTGACCGCGAGCGCGGGCAGGGGGAGGACGGCGAGCGCCACGGGCTGCTGCGAATCGGTCTCGCCGAGGTGTACAACCCGTCGATGGTGCCCACCCTGCGCCCGGGTGACCAGCTCGTCGTGCGGTACGGGGCGGGCGTGCAGGTCGGCGACGTGGTCGTGCTGCGCCATCCGTTCGCGCAGGACCTGCTGATCGTCAAGCGTGTCGTGGGGCGGCGGCCCGGAGGCTGGTGGGTGGAGGGGGACAACCCGTACGTCCACAACGACAGTCGCGAGTTCGGCGCCGTCCCGGGCGAGCTGGTGGTCGCGCGGGCGCTGGCCCGGCTGCGTCCGCCGCCGGGGGCCGGTCAGCGCTCGGTGGCGGGGCTGCTGTCGTGGGCGGCGTCGGCGGTGCGGCCGGTGGGCTCGGGGCGGGGGCCGTTCGGCCGGCTGGCCGGCCGCTCCGGGCGCTCGGAGCGCTCGCTCTCCAGGCGCTTGCGGGCGCGGTAG
- the sodN gene encoding superoxide dismutase, Ni — protein sequence MLSRLFAPKVKVSAHCDLPCGVYDPAQARIEAESVKAVQEKYQANEDEHFRARATIIKEQRAELAKHHISVLWSDYFKPPHFEKYPELHQLINDTLKALSAAKGSTDPATGQKALDYIAQVDKIFWETKKA from the coding sequence ATGCTTTCCCGCCTGTTCGCCCCCAAGGTAAAGGTCAGCGCCCACTGCGACCTTCCCTGCGGCGTGTACGACCCGGCCCAGGCCCGCATCGAGGCCGAGTCGGTCAAGGCAGTCCAGGAGAAGTACCAGGCCAACGAGGACGAGCACTTCCGCGCCCGCGCCACCATCATCAAGGAGCAGCGCGCGGAGCTGGCCAAGCACCACATCTCCGTGCTGTGGAGCGACTACTTCAAGCCCCCGCACTTCGAGAAGTACCCGGAGCTGCACCAGCTCATCAACGACACGCTGAAGGCCCTGAGCGCGGCCAAGGGCTCCACCGACCCCGCCACGGGTCAGAAGGCCCTGGACTACATCGCCCAGGTGGACAAGATCTTCTGGGAGACCAAGAAGGCCTGA
- a CDS encoding HAD domain-containing protein: MRPPYLLIDIDGVLIPFPGADGLAPVTHTRHDVVPAGRSADNPVTVWLDPAHGPLLMDVIRTGLVAPVWCSSWRQDATTLIGPLLGLPTLSYVDLPRPQIITSHPNGYLWKRDHVDAWLGDAPAVWIDDDFTALDHDWAAKRSARGAATLLVQPDPRVGLRAGHLVEVREWAGRLLATRAVARVAPSETDPP, encoded by the coding sequence ATGCGCCCGCCCTACCTGCTCATCGACATCGACGGCGTCCTCATACCCTTCCCTGGCGCGGACGGCTTGGCCCCGGTCACCCACACCCGCCACGACGTCGTTCCCGCCGGCCGCAGCGCCGACAACCCGGTCACCGTCTGGCTCGACCCCGCCCACGGGCCCCTGCTCATGGACGTGATCCGCACCGGCCTGGTCGCCCCCGTCTGGTGCAGCAGCTGGCGGCAGGACGCCACCACCCTCATCGGCCCGCTCCTCGGCCTTCCAACCCTGTCGTACGTCGACCTGCCACGTCCCCAGATCATCACCAGCCACCCCAATGGCTACCTCTGGAAGCGCGACCACGTCGATGCCTGGCTGGGTGATGCCCCAGCCGTCTGGATCGACGACGACTTCACCGCCCTCGACCACGACTGGGCGGCGAAACGCTCCGCTCGCGGCGCGGCGACTCTCCTGGTGCAACCCGACCCCCGCGTCGGGCTTCGGGCCGGCCACCTGGTCGAGGTACGTGAGTGGGCTGGGCGGCTGCTCGCCACGCGGGCTGTCGCACGGGTCGCTCCGAGCGAAACCGACCCCCCGTAA
- a CDS encoding class I SAM-dependent methyltransferase, with translation MLAQASSWHAHALQRTAAGLAEPLSVPARMEWTARPGQGPGADILGPELRGKRLLELGCGPGHNAAHLATLPQALGSARAGEAPIGAHVTGVDLVGLQIRRARSHYGRLNNLTFVAGHALHYLHTSDERFDAIYSVFGAMGLVAPELLLPAIAQRLTPGRVLAFSVPHPRRGGRSPSGDDRPRRDHVTLPDRARLPIARWEFSTDRWEKHLSRAGFWLTSAQEFHDPRMGHWPTTLLIRARRL, from the coding sequence GTGCTCGCCCAGGCATCCTCATGGCACGCCCACGCCCTCCAGCGCACCGCCGCCGGCCTCGCCGAACCCCTATCCGTACCCGCCCGGATGGAATGGACCGCGAGACCCGGTCAAGGGCCCGGAGCTGACATCCTCGGCCCTGAGCTGCGCGGCAAGCGGCTCCTGGAACTCGGCTGCGGCCCCGGCCACAACGCCGCCCACCTCGCCACCCTTCCCCAAGCTCTCGGCTCCGCGCGAGCAGGGGAGGCCCCAATCGGCGCCCACGTCACGGGCGTCGACCTGGTCGGCCTTCAGATCCGCCGCGCCCGTTCCCACTACGGACGGCTGAACAACCTCACCTTCGTCGCCGGCCACGCCCTGCACTACCTGCACACCTCCGACGAGCGGTTCGACGCCATCTACTCCGTCTTCGGCGCCATGGGCCTCGTCGCCCCTGAGCTCCTGCTGCCGGCCATCGCGCAGCGACTCACGCCTGGCCGGGTGCTCGCCTTCTCCGTCCCGCACCCGCGGCGCGGCGGTCGAAGCCCTTCCGGCGACGACCGTCCTCGCCGCGACCACGTCACCCTCCCCGACCGCGCCCGGCTCCCCATCGCCCGCTGGGAGTTCTCCACGGACCGCTGGGAGAAGCACCTCAGCCGAGCGGGCTTCTGGCTCACCTCGGCCCAGGAGTTCCACGACCCCCGCATGGGCCACTGGCCCACCACCCTGCTGATCCGCGCTCGCAGGCTCTGA
- a CDS encoding phosphotransferase: protein MTTNPSAELLDNLLTATGQTTAAREEVRVWSMSGVERVTFPDSSTAIFKYAKKPFDGEDQALRLARTLGVPVPQVQASAVLDGWLGMLMEDLGPSVREADDLDGVAAAVILHGSRTAPPLPVLDQQRLRTLPARALEHLERLRKADRWQDADDVEDALDRVTQASEARSAGATIAPFGWVHSEFHPTSLHIGERGWRLLDFARAFTGPGLLDLASWHGTIDPPHPVRLRVFLEQYVTAGGTPDALVPRGGLAAENWALGWHRMWAVEWFMEQSIRWIDDPATDPAYIKAVRRHLSDVLRLLEI, encoded by the coding sequence GTGACGACGAACCCCAGCGCCGAACTCCTCGACAACCTGCTCACCGCGACCGGCCAGACCACCGCCGCACGGGAGGAGGTGCGCGTGTGGTCCATGTCCGGCGTCGAGCGGGTCACCTTCCCCGACAGCTCCACGGCCATCTTCAAGTACGCCAAGAAGCCGTTCGACGGCGAGGACCAGGCCCTCCGTCTGGCCCGCACCCTCGGTGTTCCCGTCCCCCAGGTCCAAGCCTCCGCTGTCCTGGACGGATGGCTCGGCATGCTCATGGAGGACCTCGGACCGTCCGTCCGCGAGGCCGACGACCTCGACGGCGTCGCCGCGGCCGTGATCCTGCACGGCAGCCGTACGGCTCCGCCCTTGCCCGTCCTCGACCAGCAGCGGCTGCGGACGCTGCCGGCCCGGGCGCTGGAACACCTCGAACGGCTGCGCAAGGCCGACCGGTGGCAGGACGCCGATGATGTCGAGGACGCACTCGACCGGGTCACCCAGGCCAGCGAGGCCCGCTCAGCCGGAGCGACGATCGCTCCCTTCGGCTGGGTGCACTCCGAGTTTCACCCCACCAGCCTCCACATCGGCGAGCGTGGCTGGCGGCTGCTCGACTTCGCCCGCGCCTTCACCGGCCCCGGCCTGCTCGACCTCGCCAGCTGGCACGGCACCATCGATCCGCCGCACCCCGTGCGCCTGCGCGTCTTTCTGGAGCAGTACGTCACCGCCGGCGGCACCCCCGACGCCCTCGTCCCGCGCGGCGGGCTCGCCGCCGAGAACTGGGCCCTGGGCTGGCACCGCATGTGGGCCGTCGAGTGGTTCATGGAGCAGTCCATCCGCTGGATCGACGACCCGGCCACCGACCCCGCCTACATCAAGGCTGTCCGCCGCCACCTCAGCGACGTCCTCCGCCTCCTGGAGATCTGA
- a CDS encoding NUDIX domain-containing protein → MPNNPPDEGNTVTQQTDDQPKALKPALESMTLLVAAVIVHDKATNRVVLLQRSENAKFGQGTWDLPVGKSEPGEPITETAVRELYEETGLTVKPESLKVAHLIHGAWGVEAPNGFLTVVFITHEWAGEPENREPRKHSQVGWVDAGAIPENFVETTSSALQRYLTDGPQVSLHGWK, encoded by the coding sequence ATGCCCAACAACCCGCCCGACGAAGGGAACACCGTGACTCAGCAGACCGACGACCAGCCGAAGGCCCTCAAGCCGGCGCTCGAATCGATGACACTGCTGGTCGCCGCCGTCATCGTCCACGACAAGGCCACCAACCGCGTCGTCCTCCTCCAACGCAGCGAGAACGCCAAGTTCGGCCAGGGCACGTGGGACCTCCCCGTCGGCAAGAGCGAACCGGGCGAACCCATTACGGAGACCGCGGTCCGCGAGCTCTACGAGGAGACCGGCCTCACGGTGAAGCCCGAGTCCCTCAAGGTCGCCCACCTCATCCACGGCGCCTGGGGCGTTGAGGCCCCCAACGGCTTCCTCACGGTCGTCTTCATCACGCACGAGTGGGCCGGTGAGCCCGAGAACCGCGAACCGCGCAAGCACTCCCAGGTCGGCTGGGTCGACGCCGGCGCCATCCCCGAGAACTTCGTGGAGACCACCTCCAGCGCCCTCCAGCGCTATCTGACCGACGGACCCCAAGTATCGCTACACGGATGGAAGTAG
- a CDS encoding magnesium and cobalt transport protein CorA: MIRTLRTAVRIGRRRPRGVDLSHPARSPLGSAVVNCAVYHDGQRQQGDLPAADAIRRVREDRPAVPAQGTGGRRRPPGFVWIGLHEPAYEEFADVAELFGLHPLAVANALQAHQRPKVERYAADTLFAVFKTVRYVGNDRSTASSEIVETGEIMAFVGPDFVITIRHGGHGSLGPVREELEARAELLAHGPAAVLYAIADHVVDDYLAVTDSVQDDIDAVESEVFAPTPQGRTPRRFGGADRADRSGPSDRAEHLAQAGHIGRTGRAGRTDEVERIYQLKRELLELKRAVAPLERPLHALATQPSRLVDEDVRAYLRHVADRLTRVAEQVTSFDDLLNSILQAGLAQVTVAQNEDLRRISAWVAIIAVPTMVCGLYGMNFDHMPELGWSYGYPVVLASLVALCVLLHRAFRRSGWL; this comes from the coding sequence ATGATCCGCACCCTTCGGACTGCGGTCCGCATCGGGCGGCGGCGCCCGCGCGGCGTCGACCTCAGTCATCCGGCGCGCTCGCCGCTGGGCAGCGCCGTGGTCAACTGCGCGGTCTACCACGACGGCCAGCGCCAGCAGGGCGACCTCCCCGCCGCCGACGCCATCCGGCGGGTTCGCGAGGACCGGCCCGCGGTGCCCGCGCAGGGCACCGGCGGGCGGCGTCGGCCGCCGGGGTTCGTCTGGATCGGGCTGCACGAGCCCGCGTACGAGGAGTTCGCGGACGTCGCCGAGTTGTTCGGGCTGCACCCGCTGGCCGTGGCCAACGCCCTCCAGGCACACCAGCGCCCGAAGGTGGAACGGTACGCGGCGGACACGCTGTTCGCCGTGTTCAAGACGGTGCGGTACGTGGGGAACGACCGGTCCACGGCGAGCAGCGAGATCGTGGAGACCGGCGAGATCATGGCCTTCGTCGGGCCCGACTTCGTCATCACCATCCGGCACGGCGGACACGGCTCGCTCGGCCCGGTGCGCGAGGAGTTGGAGGCGCGGGCCGAACTCCTGGCCCACGGGCCGGCCGCCGTGCTGTACGCGATCGCCGACCACGTGGTGGACGACTACCTCGCCGTCACGGACTCCGTGCAGGACGACATCGACGCCGTGGAGAGCGAGGTGTTCGCGCCGACGCCGCAGGGCCGCACGCCGCGCCGGTTCGGCGGCGCAGACCGCGCGGACCGCTCCGGGCCGTCCGACCGCGCCGAGCACCTCGCCCAGGCCGGGCACATCGGCCGCACCGGCCGCGCCGGCCGCACCGACGAGGTGGAGCGGATCTACCAGCTCAAGCGCGAACTCCTGGAGCTCAAGCGCGCCGTGGCCCCGTTGGAACGCCCGCTGCACGCCCTGGCCACCCAGCCGTCCCGGCTCGTCGACGAGGACGTACGGGCGTACCTGCGGCACGTGGCCGACCGGCTGACGCGCGTGGCGGAGCAGGTCACCTCGTTCGACGACCTGCTGAACTCGATCCTGCAGGCCGGGCTCGCGCAGGTGACCGTCGCGCAGAACGAGGACCTGCGCCGGATCAGCGCCTGGGTGGCGATCATCGCCGTACCCACCATGGTCTGCGGCCTGTACGGCATGAACTTCGACCACATGCCGGAACTCGGCTGGAGCTACGGCTACCCGGTCGTGCTGGCCTCGCTCGTCGCCCTCTGCGTCCTGCTGCACCGCGCCTTCCGCCGCAGCGGCTGGCTCTGA
- a CDS encoding beta-ketoacyl-ACP synthase III: MSGSRVLALGHYQPTRVLTNDDLARMVDTSDEWIRSRVGIRTRHIIGPDESVDMMAAEAAAKALASSGLAPAEIDLVLVATCTAEGRSPNTAARVAARLGLGSPALMDINVVCAGFTHALATADHALRAGSATKALVIGAEAFTSVADWTDRSTCVLVGDGAGAAVVVASEEPGIGPVLWGSMPGMGDAVRIEGSPTRFSQEGQSVYRWATTQLPPLARAACQRAGIEPEDLGAVVLHQANLRIIEPVARKLGAVNAVVARDVVDSGNTSAASIPLALSKLVERREIPPGAPTLLFGFGGNLSYAGQVIACP; the protein is encoded by the coding sequence ATGTCCGGCTCACGCGTGCTGGCCCTCGGCCATTACCAGCCCACCAGGGTGCTCACCAACGACGACCTGGCGAGGATGGTGGACACCAGCGACGAGTGGATTCGCAGCAGGGTCGGCATCCGTACCCGCCACATCATCGGCCCCGACGAGAGCGTCGACATGATGGCGGCGGAGGCGGCGGCCAAGGCGCTGGCAAGCAGCGGCCTCGCGCCCGCCGAGATCGATCTGGTGCTGGTCGCCACCTGCACGGCGGAAGGTCGCAGCCCCAACACGGCCGCCCGGGTCGCCGCCCGGCTCGGGCTCGGCTCGCCGGCCCTGATGGACATCAACGTCGTGTGCGCCGGCTTCACCCACGCCCTGGCCACCGCCGATCACGCGCTGCGCGCCGGGTCCGCGACGAAGGCCCTGGTCATCGGGGCTGAGGCGTTCACGTCGGTCGCCGACTGGACCGACCGCTCGACGTGCGTGCTCGTCGGGGACGGGGCGGGCGCCGCCGTGGTCGTGGCCTCCGAGGAACCGGGCATCGGCCCGGTGCTGTGGGGCTCGATGCCGGGGATGGGCGACGCCGTGCGGATCGAGGGCAGCCCCACCCGGTTCTCCCAGGAGGGCCAGAGCGTCTACCGCTGGGCCACCACGCAACTGCCGCCGCTGGCCAGGGCCGCCTGTCAGCGGGCCGGCATCGAGCCCGAGGATCTCGGGGCCGTGGTGCTCCACCAGGCGAACCTGCGGATCATCGAGCCGGTGGCGCGCAAGCTCGGCGCCGTCAACGCCGTGGTCGCCCGCGACGTCGTGGACTCCGGCAACACGTCGGCGGCCAGCATCCCGCTGGCCCTGTCCAAGCTGGTCGAGCGCCGCGAGATCCCGCCGGGCGCGCCGACCCTGCTGTTCGGCTTCGGCGGCAACCTCTCGTACGCCGGGCAGGTCATCGCCTGCCCTTGA
- a CDS encoding glutaminase — protein MDYQGALEVVAAAVRSQVGQGQVAQYIPALAAVDPGQFGMAVADMNGEVYGVGDWREPFSVQSISKTFSLALVLARDGEAIWQRVGREPSGNAFNSLVQLEYENGVPRNPFINAGALVVTDRLQSLTDDASTTLLDFLRAESDNPDLAFDPAVALSETEHGDRNAALAHFMASYGNLENPVPTVLQHYFWQCSIRMSCRDLALAGGFLARHGLRADGSRLLSRREAKQVNAVMLTCGTYDAAGNFAYRVGLPGKSGVGGGIIAVIPGRCTLCVWCPGLDARGNSVAGVAALDHFTTLTGWSVF, from the coding sequence GTGGACTACCAGGGAGCGTTGGAAGTGGTGGCCGCCGCGGTCCGGTCGCAGGTGGGCCAGGGACAGGTGGCGCAGTACATACCGGCCCTCGCCGCGGTCGACCCCGGGCAGTTCGGCATGGCGGTCGCCGACATGAACGGCGAGGTCTACGGGGTGGGGGACTGGCGGGAACCGTTCTCCGTCCAGTCCATCTCCAAGACCTTCAGCCTGGCGCTGGTCCTGGCGCGGGACGGCGAGGCGATCTGGCAGCGGGTGGGCCGAGAGCCGTCCGGCAACGCGTTCAACTCGCTGGTGCAGCTCGAATACGAGAACGGCGTGCCGCGCAACCCGTTCATCAACGCCGGGGCGCTGGTCGTCACCGATCGGTTGCAGAGCCTCACCGACGACGCGAGCACCACGCTGTTGGACTTCCTGCGGGCCGAGAGCGACAACCCGGACCTGGCCTTCGACCCGGCCGTCGCGCTCTCCGAGACCGAGCACGGCGACCGCAACGCCGCCCTGGCGCACTTCATGGCCAGCTACGGCAACCTGGAAAACCCCGTGCCCACCGTCCTGCAGCACTACTTCTGGCAGTGCTCGATCCGGATGAGCTGCCGCGACCTCGCGCTGGCCGGCGGCTTCCTGGCCCGCCACGGGCTGCGCGCCGACGGCAGCCGACTGCTGTCGCGGCGCGAGGCCAAGCAGGTCAACGCGGTCATGCTGACCTGCGGCACCTACGACGCGGCGGGCAACTTCGCCTACCGGGTCGGGCTGCCGGGCAAGAGCGGCGTCGGGGGCGGCATCATCGCGGTCATCCCCGGGCGGTGCACGCTGTGCGTGTGGTGCCCCGGCCTGGACGCGCGCGGCAACTCGGTCGCCGGGGTCGCCGCGCTCGACCACTTCACCACGCTCACGGGCTGGTCGGTGTTCTGA
- a CDS encoding N-acetylmuramoyl-L-alanine amidase: MSPPMSARDFINALRDEGLRIKEVGDWEHHNRDHKGPWGPVHGVMIHHTVTSGAEETVNLCRDGHPSLPGPLCHGVITKDGTVHLVGYGRANHAGSGDDDVLRAVIAEKRLPPDNESNTDGNRHFYGFECENLGDGEDPWPAAQLEAIERAAAAVCRQHGWTERSVIGHLEWQPGKVDPKGFTMDDMRQRVGERLK, encoded by the coding sequence ATGTCCCCACCCATGTCCGCGCGGGACTTCATCAACGCGCTGCGCGACGAGGGCCTACGAATCAAGGAAGTCGGCGACTGGGAGCACCACAACCGCGACCACAAGGGCCCCTGGGGCCCGGTGCACGGCGTCATGATCCACCACACCGTCACCTCGGGGGCCGAGGAGACGGTCAACCTGTGCCGCGACGGCCATCCGAGCCTGCCGGGCCCGCTGTGCCACGGCGTGATCACCAAGGACGGCACGGTGCACCTGGTCGGCTACGGCCGCGCCAACCACGCGGGGAGCGGCGACGACGACGTCCTGCGAGCCGTGATCGCCGAGAAGCGCCTCCCGCCCGACAACGAGAGCAACACCGACGGCAACCGCCACTTCTACGGCTTCGAGTGCGAGAACCTGGGCGACGGCGAGGACCCCTGGCCGGCGGCGCAACTGGAGGCCATAGAGCGCGCCGCCGCGGCCGTGTGCCGCCAGCACGGGTGGACCGAGCGCTCGGTCATCGGCCACCTCGAATGGCAGCCCGGCAAGGTGGACCCCAAGGGCTTCACCATGGACGACATGCGACAGCGCGTCGGGGAGCGACTGAAGTAG
- a CDS encoding pyridoxal-phosphate dependent enzyme, translated as MRPALPSPLQAVADARFARRGVRLLLKRDDLIHPDLPGNKWRKLELNLRAAAATGPRPLLTFGGAYSNHLRATAAAGRLLGLATIGVVRGDELADRPLNPVLARCVVDGMRLHFLTRSAYRRKAEPEVREALRARFGDCYVIPEGGSNALAATGCRTLGRELRAALDPADGPHVVGVACGTGGTLAGLAAGLTDHPSIDPTSGLTVDPPINQAVGQPAQWTAEQTPEPATERANARAAGSGPRPRAIGFPVLRGDFLAAEVLALQTEAFGARVGDWELDGRFHCGGYARTTPELDTFAADFADRHGLVLDRVYVAKLLYGLTSLVETGAIAGGSTVTAVITGPAPAP; from the coding sequence CTGCGGCCCGCGCTGCCGTCGCCGCTCCAGGCGGTGGCCGACGCGCGGTTCGCCCGCCGCGGCGTGCGCCTGCTGCTCAAGCGGGACGACCTGATCCACCCGGACCTTCCCGGCAACAAGTGGCGCAAGCTGGAGCTCAACCTGCGCGCCGCCGCCGCGACGGGCCCGCGCCCCCTGCTGACGTTCGGCGGCGCCTACTCCAACCACCTGCGCGCCACGGCCGCCGCCGGCCGCCTCCTGGGCCTGGCCACCATCGGCGTCGTACGCGGCGACGAGCTGGCCGACCGGCCGCTCAACCCGGTCCTCGCACGGTGCGTCGTCGACGGCATGCGCCTGCACTTCCTCACCCGGTCCGCGTACCGGCGCAAGGCCGAGCCCGAGGTGCGCGAGGCCCTGCGCGCGCGGTTCGGCGACTGCTACGTCATACCCGAGGGTGGCAGCAACGCCCTGGCCGCCACCGGCTGCCGAACGCTCGGTCGCGAGCTGCGCGCGGCCCTCGACCCGGCCGACGGTCCGCACGTCGTCGGCGTCGCCTGCGGCACCGGCGGCACCCTGGCCGGCCTCGCGGCCGGACTCACCGACCATCCCTCGATCGATCCCACGTCCGGCCTCACGGTCGATCCCCCGATCAACCAGGCCGTCGGGCAACCTGCCCAGTGGACCGCCGAGCAGACCCCCGAGCCCGCTACCGAACGGGCCAACGCACGGGCCGCCGGCTCCGGGCCACGCCCGCGGGCCATCGGGTTCCCCGTGCTCAGGGGCGACTTCCTGGCGGCGGAGGTCCTCGCGCTCCAGACCGAGGCGTTCGGCGCCCGGGTCGGCGACTGGGAGCTGGACGGCCGGTTCCACTGCGGCGGGTACGCGCGTACGACACCCGAACTCGACACCTTCGCCGCGGACTTCGCCGACCGGCACGGCCTGGTCCTGGACCGGGTCTACGTCGCCAAGCTGCTCTACGGCCTGACCTCCCTGGTCGAAACGGGCGCCATCGCCGGCGGCAGCACCGTCACCGCGGTCATCACGGGCCCGGCCCCCGCACCGTGA